In Deltaproteobacteria bacterium, one DNA window encodes the following:
- a CDS encoding 4Fe-4S binding protein, which produces MEDAVLTKKGKKGREPAVAAKEAGTRKMIPSLRWVVQGVYTLFYVLVGIEFIYFYAGIMAGNLTAYRPPAVEGFLPISSLLGLRYFLATGTYDHVHPAGLTIIMAVIVSAIATRKSFCGWVCPVGCISRMVERGSRRFLKKRITVPPILDHLLMSVKYLLCAFFVYVIFFKMSVKDIESFISSPYNVAADAKMLLFFVDMSKTTAITLAVIFALSVFVKNFWCRYLCPYGAFLGVISLFSPLAVRRDARLCIDCESCTKECPYQIRVHRKKSVRTVECTACLNCVSSCPVDDCLTVGYFGKKRVKELAVPLLLLAVILSFYLGARVTGHWESGVDNHTFQRFYSIAEKLDHPR; this is translated from the coding sequence GTGGAAGATGCCGTATTGACGAAAAAGGGCAAAAAGGGAAGGGAGCCGGCGGTGGCTGCGAAAGAAGCGGGCACCCGGAAGATGATCCCGTCGCTGAGATGGGTCGTCCAGGGCGTCTACACCCTCTTTTACGTGCTCGTGGGCATCGAATTCATCTATTTTTACGCCGGCATCATGGCGGGAAATCTCACCGCCTACCGCCCGCCGGCTGTCGAGGGGTTTTTGCCGATAAGCTCCCTCCTCGGCCTCCGGTACTTTCTGGCCACGGGGACATACGACCATGTCCACCCGGCGGGGCTCACCATCATCATGGCGGTCATCGTTTCCGCCATCGCAACGAGGAAGAGTTTTTGCGGGTGGGTCTGCCCGGTTGGCTGCATTTCCCGGATGGTCGAGCGGGGAAGCAGGCGCTTTCTCAAAAAAAGAATCACCGTTCCCCCCATCCTGGACCACCTGCTCATGTCGGTGAAGTACCTGCTGTGCGCATTTTTCGTCTATGTGATATTTTTCAAAATGTCGGTGAAAGACATAGAGAGCTTCATCTCCTCCCCGTACAACGTGGCGGCCGACGCCAAGATGCTCCTGTTTTTCGTCGACATGTCCAAAACGACGGCGATCACCCTCGCCGTGATCTTTGCGCTCTCCGTTTTCGTGAAGAACTTCTGGTGCAGGTATCTTTGCCCCTACGGCGCCTTCCTCGGGGTGATCTCGCTTTTCTCCCCCCTTGCGGTCAGAAGAGATGCCCGGTTGTGCATCGATTGCGAGTCCTGCACAAAGGAGTGCCCGTACCAGATACGGGTGCACAGGAAAAAATCCGTCAGGACCGTTGAGTGCACGGCATGTCTCAATTGCGTATCATCCTGTCCCGTGGACGACTGCCTGACGGTGGGGTATTTCGGTAAGAAACGGGTAAAGGAGCTGGCGGTTCCCCTCCTGCTCCTCGCCGTGATACTCAGCTTTTACCTGGGTGCGCGCGTGACGGGCCACTGGGAGAGCGGGGTGGACAATCACACCTTCCAGAGGTTCTACTCGATTGCCGAAAAGCTCGATCATCCCCGCTAA
- a CDS encoding TIGR00725 family protein, giving the protein MQVGIIGGSDVDGETYRRAEEVGRLLAARGAAIVSGGLSGVMEASAKGAKSAGGVTIGIVPGSDRGSANRHTDHVIATNMGHARNIIIAHSSDAFIAIGGEYGTLSEIAIALKLGKRVVSLGSWDIRGVIKAATPEEAVSLALGG; this is encoded by the coding sequence ATGCAGGTGGGAATAATCGGGGGAAGTGACGTTGACGGGGAAACCTACCGCAGGGCCGAGGAGGTGGGCAGGTTGCTGGCCGCAAGGGGTGCAGCCATCGTAAGCGGCGGCCTCTCGGGGGTGATGGAGGCATCGGCAAAGGGGGCCAAGTCGGCCGGGGGAGTGACCATCGGCATCGTCCCCGGGAGCGACAGGGGCAGTGCCAACCGGCACACCGATCACGTGATCGCAACGAACATGGGACACGCCAGAAATATCATCATAGCCCACTCATCGGACGCCTTTATCGCCATCGGCGGCGAATACGGGACACTTTCGGAAATCGCCATAGCCCTCAAGCTGGGGAAACGGGTCGTGTCCCTCGGGTCGTGGGATATCCGGGGGGTTATAAAGGCAGCCACTCCCGAGGAGGCGGTATCGCTCGCCCTCGGAGGGTGA